One part of the Lotus japonicus ecotype B-129 chromosome 2, LjGifu_v1.2 genome encodes these proteins:
- the LOC130740487 gene encoding exocyst complex component EXO70H1-like: MPRKGMRTIFFKSSPISSPPPSSPRRTFSDSLMEENIATAEFLITKWDYSDSASASGSSHGSRLTTPLFTGTRNEAKQYLNAVTGLQSAMQYLVARDSTSTTLVRAQFLMQLAMKTLQKEFYRILSSNRDHLDPETVSVSSRSSVDRPSSVSDYDDEISEEEFTFTAGNSISETERVSMLAMEDLKAIAESMIACGYGKECVKVYTIMRKSIVDEALYHLGVERLNLPQVQKMDWEVLELKIRSWLKAVKVAVGTLFHGERILCDYVFSAASEKRIAESCFAEITRDSAVMLFGFPEMVAKCKKLTPEKMFKTLDLYEAISDHWPQIESTFSFESTSTVRSQAVTSLVKLGEAVRTMLTDFESAIQKENSRKPVPGGGVHPLTRYVMNYLTFLADYSGVLTDIIADWPQSPMPVPESYYRSPTREENENENASEISERIAWLILVVLCKLDGKAELHKDVALSYLFLANNMQYVVVKVRRSNIGFLLGEDWLANHKLKVKEYVSKYERVAWNKVVAALPENPTAAGEVAARACFVAFNAAFREECRKQSSWVVSDPKLREEIKGSIGSMLVLKYSDFFERNRVGLESGMGILPGEIGHYLNDILHGSEDSGSLSSPHRYNRR, encoded by the coding sequence TGCCAAGAAAAGGAATGCGAACTATCTTCTTCAAATCATCACCAatttcatcaccaccaccatcttcgCCTCGCCGAACTTTCTCAGATTCTTTAATGGAAGAAAATATCGCCACAGCTGAGTTTCTCATAACCAAATGGGACTATTCCGATTCCGCCTCCGCCTCCGGCTCCAGCCACGGTTCAAGACTCACTACCCCTCTTTTCACCGGCACTCGCAACGAAGCCAAACAGTATCTAAACGCGGTAACAGGGCTTCAATCCGCTATGCAGTACCTCGTCGCACGTGATTCCACCTCCACCACGCTCGTGCGTGCTCAGTTCCTCATGCAGCTCGCCATGAAAACTCTCCAGAAGGAATTCTACCGGATACTCTCCTCAAACAGGGACCATCTGGATCCTGAGACTGTCTCCGTCTCCAGCCGCTCCTCCGTCGACCGCCCGAGCAGTGTTTCCGAttacgacgatgaaatctccgAGGAGGAGTTCACCTTCACCGCCGGGAATTCAATTTCCGAGACGGAGCGTGTTTCTATGCTTGCTATGGAGGATTTGAAGGCTATAGCAGAAAGCATGATTGCCTGTGGGTACGGGAAAGAGTGTGTCAAGGTGTACACCATCATGCGGAAATCGATTGTGGATGAGGCGCTGTACCATCTCGGAGTGGAGCGGCTGAACTTGCCTCAGGTCCAGAAGATGGACTGGGAGGTTCTGGAGTTGAAGATCAGAAGCTGGTTGAAAGCCGTCAAGGTCGCCGTCGGGACTCTGTTTCACGGCGAGAGAATCCTCTGCGACTACGTGTTCTCCGCCGCGTCGGAGAAGCGGATCGCGGAGTCGTGCTTCGCTGAGATTACCAGAGACAGCGCGGTGATGCTGTTTGGCTTCCCGGAAATGGTGGCGAAATGCAAGAAACTAACGCCGGAGAAAATGTTCAAGACGCTAGATCTATACGAAGCGATCTCCGATCACTGGCCGCAAATTGAATCAACATTCTCCTTCGAATCAACCTCCACCGTCAGATCTCAGGCGGTTACCTCGCTTGTGAAGCTCGGCGAGGCGGTTAGAACGATGCTAACGGATTTCGAATCGGCGATCCAGAAGGAGAATTCTAGAAAACCAGTACCAGGGGGTGGGGTCCACCCACTCACGCGGTATGTGATGAACTACCTCACCTTCCTCGCCGACTACAGCGGCGTGTTAACTGACATCATCGCCGACTGGCCGCAATCTCCGATGCCGGTGCCGGAATCTTACTACCGGAGCCCCACGCGCGAGGAAAACGAAAACGAAAACGCGTCGGAGATTTCGGAGCGGATCGCGTGGCTGATACTCGTCGTGCTCTGCAAGCTTGACGGCAAAGCGGAGCTTCACAAGGACGTGGCGCTTTCCTATCTTTTCCTCGCGAACAACATGCAATACGTCGTCGTGAAGGTTCGCAGATCGAATATAGGGTTTCTTCTCGGGGAGGATTGGTTGGCGAATCACaaattgaaggtgaaagagTATGTGTCGAAGTACGAGCGTGTGGCGTGGAACAAGGTGGTGGCGGCGTTGCCGGAGAATCCAACGGCGGCGGGGGAAGTAGCGGCCAGGGCTTGCTTCGTGGCGTTCAACGCTGCGTTTCGTGAAGAGTGCAGGAAGCAGTCGTCGTGGGTCGTATCCGACCCGAAGCTGAGAGAAGAAATCAAAGGGTCGATAGGTTCGATGTTGGTGTTGAAGTACAGTGATTTCTTTGAGAGGAATCGGGTCGGGTTGGAATCGGGTATGGGGATTTTACCCGGTGAAATAGGGCATTACTTGAATGACATTTTGCATGGGAGTGAAGATTCCGGTAGCTTGTCGTCTCCGCATCGCTACAATCGCCGGTGA